One Brassica napus cultivar Da-Ae chromosome C4, Da-Ae, whole genome shotgun sequence genomic region harbors:
- the LOC106394288 gene encoding uncharacterized protein LOC106394288, which produces MTLNFYQTLLGTPIIGVTPYTVEEIRDIHPFRCAPDLYSLFSAIPTYSEMKAAVFSLPRNKASGPGGFSVEFFISSWELVGHDLTMVVHHFFTTSSMLRQVNTTVITLIPKFPGATSLTDFRPISLCNTFYKFISRLLSARLKHLAHLAVQNNQVGFVKGRLLCENVLLAFELVKDFDKPGPTRRGCLKIDISKAFDNLDWAFVLNILHAFGLLLVLISWTVPASQLRIIQSASMESLWDFPCYLGLPLLPHKPQTLDYQPLIDKVLARISGWTVRHLSFAGRLQLIQSIIYGIINFWGSVFPLPKGCHDKLEQICTAFLWNGDTSHARGAKVSWATICTPKPAGGLGLRRLAGVINVFGLKLICWIWRQMLKLRVIVRHCVLCHVESGHDAYFWIDNWTGTGPLIDLAGEIGPMVTGIPLSSSVAQASSNGTWTLPRSRHHVVCLLCAALTQEPPSPANTQQDVFLWENELNGTPGLFSDSKTWASLHPSPPPAPWHKIVWFKEIIPKQAFIVWVLMWDRLSTRDKLLNWGILVFPDCVLCGSMHETSSHLFFECSYKAEVWLSFFTHPYPPHIIHSSITLALELLL; this is translated from the exons ATGACTCTGAATTTCTATCAAACCCTTCTTGGCACTCCCATAATTGGTGTTACGCCTTATACGGTGGAGGAAATCCGTGATATTCATCCTTTCAGATGTGCTCCTGACCTATACAGTCTATTCTCAGCTATCCCCACATATTCTGAAATGAAAGCAGCAGTATTTTCATTGCCTCGCAACAAAGCTTCGGGTCCGGGCGGTTTTTCTGTGGAATTCTTTATTTCTTCTTGGGAACTAGTGGGACATGATCTCACCATGGTTGTGCACCATTTCTTCACTACCTCTTCTATGCTGAGACAAGTTAACACAACGGTAATCACCTTGATCCCGAAATTCCCAGGTGCAACTTCCCTCACGGATTTCAGACCAATTTCTCTTTGTAacacattttataaatttatttcgaGACTTCTCTCTGCCAGGCTGAAACATTTAGCCCATTTGGCAGTTCAGAATAACCAGGTGGGATTTGTTAAAGGCAGACTTCTTTGTGAAAATGTGCTTCTCGCTTTTGAACTGGTGAAAGACTTTGACAAACCAGGTCCCACTCGAAGAGGCTGTCTGAAAATAGACATCTCAAAGGCTTTTGACAATCTTGATTGGGCCTTCGTCCTTAACATTCTACATGCCTTCGGATTGCTTCTGGTTCTTATTTCTTGGACAGTTCCTGCATCTCAACTCCGCATTATTCAGTCTGCTTCAATGGAGAGCTTGTGGGATTTTCCCTG TTATCTCGGTCTTCCTCTATTGCCCCATAAACCTCAGACTTTAGACTATCAGCCTTTAATTGATAAGGTCTTAGCAAGGATCTCGGGCTGGACTGTGCGACATCTTTCCTTCGCAGGAAGACTACAGCTCATCCAATCTATAATTTATGGTATTATCAATTTCTGGGGATCAGTTTTCCCTCTCCCAAAAGGATGTCATGATAAGCTTGAACAAATCTGCACCGCTTTCTTGTGGAATGGAGATACTTCGCATGCCCGTGGAGCTAAAGTTTCTTGGGCTACGATCTGCACACCAAAACCAGCTGGGGGCTTAGGCCTGAGGAGACTTGCTGGCGTCATCAATGTGTTTGGTCTAAAGCTCATCTG TTGGATATGGCGCCAAATGTTAAAGTTGCGTGTTATTGTTCGTCACTGTGTTCTCTGTCATGTTGAATCAGGACACGATGCTTATTTTTGGATTGATAACTGGACAGGAACTGGTCCTCTTATCGATTTGGCTGGTGAGATAGGTCCAATGGTTACTGGAATTCCATTAAGCTCTTCAGTGGCTCAAGCTTCTTCGAATGGAACCTGGACTCTCCCTAGAAGTCGTCATCATGTTGTCTGCCTACTATGTGCAGCTCTCACTCAGGAACCGCCATCTCCTGCAAATACTCAGCAAGATGTTTTTCTCTGGGAAAATGAGCTTAATGGCACTCCTGGCCTCTTCTCAGATTCTAAAACATGGGCTTCTCTACACCCTTCTCCACCACCGGCCCCTTGGCACAAAATTGTCTGGTTCAAAGAGATAATACCAAAgcaagctttcattgtttgggTGCTTATGTGGGATCGGCTATCCACGCGTGACAAACTCCTGAATTGGGGTATCTTGGTTTTCCCAGATTGCGTTCTCTGTGGTTCTATGCATGAAACAAGCTCGCACTTATTTTTCGAATGTTCCTACAAAGCTGAGGTCTGGCTCTCCTTCTTTACCCATCCATATCCCCCCCATATCATACACAGCAGCATTACTTTGGCTTTGGAATTGCTCCTCTAA
- the LOC106394583 gene encoding 1-aminocyclopropane-1-carboxylate synthase 4 translates to MDLLSRKATCNSHGQDSSYFLGWEEYEKNPHDVVKNPHGIIQMGLAENQLCFDLLESWLIQNPDAASFKRDGQSIFRELALFQDYNGLSSFKKALADFMSENRQNRVSFDSKNLVLTAGATSANETLMFCLANPGDAFLLPTPYYPGFDRDLKWRTGVEIVPIQCSSRNGFCITKLALEEAYEQAKKLNLNVKGVLITNPSNPLGTTTTQTELNILFEFISKNKNIHLVSDEIYSGTAFSSSEFISVMEILKTNQLENTDVFKRVHIVYSLSKDLGLPGFRVGAIYSNDKDVISAATKMSSFGLVSSQTQYLLSSLLSDKKFTKNYLRENQRRLNNRQRMLVTGLEAIGIGCLKSNAGLFCWVDMRHLLSSKTFEAEMDLWKKIVYEVKLNISPGSSCHCEEPGWFRVCFANMSEETLNLAMKRLKKFVDNGTLSRSCQVGESQSLKSSRKKTTTTVSNWVFRLSFHDRDTEER, encoded by the exons ATGGATCTATTGTCAAGAAAAGCTACATGCAACAGCCATGGCCAAGACTCTTCGTATTTCCTTGGATGGGAAGAGTATGAGAAAAATCCTCACGATGTCGTCAAGAATCCTCACGGCATTATCCAGATGGGTCTTGCGGAAAATCAG CTATGCTTCGATCTTTTAGAGTCATGGCTTATACAAAACCCCGACGCGGCCAGTTTCAAGAGAGACGGACAGTCTATTTTCCGGGAACTCGCTCTCTTTCAAGACTATAATGGCCTCTCTTCCTTCAAAAAA GCGTTGGCTGATTTCATGTCCGAAAATAGACAAAACCGAGTTTCTTTCGATTCGAAGAATCTTGTCCTCACGGCTGGAGCAACTTCTGCAAACGAAACTCTAATGTTTTGTCTTGCAAATCCTGGAGACGCTTTCTTGCTTCCCACGCCGTACTATCCAGG GTTTGATAGAGATCTAAAATGGCGAACTGGGGTTGAGATTGTACCGATCCAATGCTCAAGTAGGAACGGGTTTTGCATAACAAAACTTGCACTCGAAGAAGCCTACGAGCAAGCCAAGAAGCTTAACCTAAACGTCAAAGGAGTTCTCATAACCAACCCATCTAACCCTTTGGGCACGACAACAACCCAAACCGAACTTAACATTCTATTTGAATTCATCTCTAAGAATAAGAATATACATCTAGTAAGCGACGAGATCTATTCAGGAACAGCCTTTAGCTCTTCAGAATTCATCAGTGTCATGGAGATTCTCAAAACCAACCAACTCGAAAACACCGATGTTTTTAAACGTGTCCACATTGTTTATAGCTTATCTAAAGATCTAGGCCTCCCTGGTTTTCGAGTTGGAGCTATTTACTCCAACGACAAAGATGTCATCTCCGCCGCTACAAAAATGTCTAGCTTCGGCCTTGTCTCCTCCCAAACACAATATCTATTATCCTCATTATTATCCGACAAGAAATTCACCAAAAACTACCTTAGAGAAAACCAAAGACGGCTCAATAATAGACAAAGAATGCTCGTGACTGGTCTAGAGGCCATAGGGATCGGATGTCTCAAGAGCAATGCGGGACTCTTCTGTTGGGTCGACATGAGACATCTCCTTAGCTCCAAAACGTTCGAAGCCGAGATGGATCTTTGGAAGAAGATTGTTTACGAAGTGAAGCTCAACATCTCTCCTGGTTCGTCGTGCCATTGTGAAGAACCTGGctggtttagggtttgtttcGCGAACATGAGTGAGGAGACATTGAATCTTGCTATGAAGAGATTAAAGAAGTTCGTTGATAATGGAACCTTAAGTAGAAGTTGCCAAGTTGGTGAAAGCCAAAGCTTAAAGAGTTCGAGGAAGAAGACAACGACTACAGTTTCTAACTGGGTTTTCCGACTGTCGTTCCACGACCGTGACACGGAGGAACGATAG